From the genome of candidate division WWE3 bacterium:
GGTCAAGCCACTCTTGATATAGTGCGGCTTCAATTTCGGTTGGTTTGTAAGGTCCAGCAGGGAAGTCCATCTGTAGCGCTATTTTAGCACGGTGGGGTTTGGAAGACTCTATACCTTTTCGAAAGTGTTAGTGAGTCGGTTGAGGTTCCAATGACTGGTCATAAATTCCCCCTTAATATTATCGTAAGACTCCGTGACTAGACTGTCTGATGTTTCCGGTAAAATACTGCTAACCCAAAGCTCTTCTGAGGTACCACTGGGCTGTTTAAATTTATATATGATCAACTGCTTACTTTTCCCATCCCAACCAACCAAATATAACTTCTCGAAATTACAGTTTCCATATTGGTATAAAGCGAGAAAATTATGGTTCAGATAACTAGTGAGTTTGTAAGACTTAAGTTGGCCATCATGTGGGGTTCCTGGAACAAACTCCATTTTGCCCAAATTTAGGGTTTGATCAAAAGAGTTCAAGGCGGCCTCTCCTTCGTAAACAATCAGCCCTTTCTTGGGAGTAGCGCAGTAAACATCTGAATGCGTTGTCGTGTAGACAGTGGGATTAGTAACGGTTAGCGAAACCTCGGCGACCTTAGAAAGAATTATTTCTCTAGAGCCTGACTGGACGCTGTTAATACCTAATACTTGTTCTTGAGCAGTCGCAATTCGATTACCCAGAGAATGGACTCTAGAGTTGAGATTTGAGGTCCCGTTAATCGCAGACGTTAGCCGTAGAGTAGGTAGGCGTAGGAATAAAGCTAAAACAACTAATACTATGATTCCAGCAAACCAATACTTAAAAAATTGGTTACTGATTACTGCTTTCAAAAAGTTCTTTGTAGACATATTCTCGGTCATAGTTGTGGGTTTATGGCTTACTTCGGCCAGCCGTCGATACCCAAGCGCTTAAAGCCATGCTTCTTAAAATGGGCATCGAAAGAAAAGGCCCAAATTATATCTTGCTGATTCATTACAGCAAAACTCACACAATCGCAGTAAGAGACGTTTTTTGATCTTATCATTCTAAAAATGTCGTCGGATTTTGCAAGCAACTCCCAATCTGGATTAATGACGGTAAACTCTCCCGAGCGCAGCTCCTCTAAAAGCTTTATAGACTCTTTTCTACCCAAGCGACGACTAACCAGACTAATACTTTCTGAAATAACTTCTGTAGATACGAACGAGATGCTGTCTACTCCGGAAAGCCTTTTCGCAATAGCGATAGCTTTCTTATGGTCGTGGTCTTTAGGGTCTCTTATAGCGTAGAAAACAGAGGAATCAACAAATAGTTTAAGCACATTTATTTTTTCTTACGCGCGTTCTTCTGGTTTATATCGTATTCGTACAAATAGTAGTCGTGCCGGCGGCTAACATCCGTTAAACCATCTTTGTTAGGCTTTGCCTTTTTAGCCATTTCCAGTAGAGATTTTGCCCAGTTACTGCCGCGAGGGCCATCTAGTTTTCTCTGCTGACGTAAATCCTCCCTAATAGCCTCAGACATGCTAATACCGCACCTCTTCGCGGCGTTTTTGTAGTAGCCAATATCCTCGTTTTCTAGGT
Proteins encoded in this window:
- a CDS encoding PIN domain-containing protein; translation: MLKLFVDSSVFYAIRDPKDHDHKKAIAIAKRLSGVDSISFVSTEVISESISLVSRRLGRKESIKLLEELRSGEFTVINPDWELLAKSDDIFRMIRSKNVSYCDCVSFAVMNQQDIIWAFSFDAHFKKHGFKRLGIDGWPK